The uncultured Methanolobus sp. sequence GTGCACCTTTGTATTCACTATGGAAAGGCGAGGATGCGGTAGGTGCTGCATGTCCTGACGGAATGTATGATGATGTTCTCTTCAACAGAAAACCCCCTTATGCTCTAAAAGGTGGCGTAAAGGATGTTATTGAAGCAAGTGGAGGCGACATTTACGCTGTAACCAACGAAGAGGCATCCGCTGCCCAGGAACTCTTTGAAAAATCCGAGGGAATTGATATTAATCCGGCTGCTGCGGTTGCAGTTGCAACACTTATGCAGGCTGTGGAAACTGGAACTGTAAAACCAGATGAGAAGATAGTCCTGAACATCACCGGTGGTGGACAAAAACGCTTGATGCAGGATTATGAATTGAAACAATTACCTGTTTCACTTGAAGTATCGGCAGAAGATGAAGGTGCTGAAGACAAGGTAGTAAAAAAGGTAGCAGAAGTATTTGAAATCTGAAGATTGGTGTTAGTATGAGTGAAATAATAAACCTTACAATACTGGGCGGAGTCAATAAAGAAGGAGCTGACGAACCAATCAGATCAGTAGATATTTCCCGTGGTGAGATCGTGGGAATTGTAGGTCCTACCGGCTCCGGGAAGAGTACTCTTATCGATGATATTGAACAGCTTGCCCAGGGTGACACTCCAACAGGCAGGACAATTCTTGTCAACGGGGAGAGACCTGACGCAAACATACGTGTTGACCCACGCAAGAAACTTGTTGCACAGCTCTCTCAGAATATGCATTTCCTTGCAGACATGACAGTTGAGGAATTCCTGCAGATGCACGCACGCAGCAGGGGTAAGGATGAAAGCCTTGTCTCAAGAGTTATCGAACTTGCTAATACACTCACAGGTGAGCCTATTGCTCCCCACCACCACCTCACAGCTCTCAGCGGTGGCCAGTCCAGGTCACTTATGACAGCAGACATTGCAGTAATAAGCGACTCACCTGTGGTCCTCATTGATGAAGTTGAGAATGCCGGTATCAAGAAACAGGAAGCTCTCCAGTTACTTGCAGGTGAGGGTAAGATTGTTGTTGTTGTCACACATGACCCTGTACTTGCTCTTATGTCTTCACGCAGGATTGTTATAAGGAACGGTGGTATGGTTGACATAATCACTACAAGCCAGGAAGAGCAGGATGTCTGCTGCAAGATAAGCGAAGTTGACAACTGGCTCATGTCCCTGAGAGAAACCATCAGACGAGGCGATATTGTGGGAGAGGTTGCATGAAACTGGTAGTACTTGCAGGCACGCCGGGTTCTGGAAAAACCTCTGTTCTTTTGCATACCATTAAAGCTCTCATGAGGAATGAGAAACGTCCCGCAGTTGTCAAGGTAGACTGTCTATGGACTGACGATGACCAGCGTTTCAAGAGGCTGGACATCCCTGTGCATGTAGGACTTGCCAGGGACATGTGTCCTGACCATTTTACTATTTACAACACCGAGGAAATGCTCAGATGGGCAGAGGAAGAAGGTGCCGATGTCCTGCTGAGTGAAACAGCCGGACTTTGCCTGCGCTGTGCTCCATATCCTGATGAGTGCCTTGCTGTATGTGTTATTGACGTTACGACAGGTCCGAACACTCCACTAAAGGTTGGACCGTTGCTTACAACTGCTGACGTAGTTGTCATGACAAAAGGCGACCTTGTTTCACAGGCAGAGCGTGAGGTATTCAGGGAACGTGTACTTGAGGTTAACCCTGAATGTAACATTGTTGAAGCTAACGGACTAACAGGAAAAGGTGCTTTCGAACTTGCTGAGCTTATCCGCTCCGGTCCTGATGCTGTGGATGATATGCTTCTGCGTTACAACCCGCCACTTGCAATATGCTCACTCTGTACCGGTGAGAACAGGGTTGCAAGAAAGCATCACATGGGAGTCCTGAGAAACCTTGACGGTTTCATGGAATACAAGGGGGAATAACCCTTGAGTGAAATTGAAAAATTGCTTCCCGGTTATAATTGCGGAAGCTGTGGCTTCCGTCAATGCAGGGACTTTGCAGCGGAACTAGCTGAGAGCAAAAATGCTGAAGACCTGCACAAATGTCCATTCCTGGCCCGCGATAACTTCAGGGACAATGTGGATAAGATCCTCGTTCTCCTTGGAAAAGAGATCCCGATGGCCGAAAAGATAGTAGGCATAATTGATGGTCTGGAAGCTGATTTCACTCTTGCACCTCTGAAAGATGAATGCTCGTGCAGGGAAGATATCCACCCGTTTGACGGTTCCATTGAAATAGAGGTTGGCGACATACTTCGTTACAGGCCATTGGGATGCC is a genomic window containing:
- a CDS encoding (Fe-S)-binding protein, giving the protein MSEIEKLLPGYNCGSCGFRQCRDFAAELAESKNAEDLHKCPFLARDNFRDNVDKILVLLGKEIPMAEKIVGIIDGLEADFTLAPLKDECSCREDIHPFDGSIEIEVGDILRYRPLGCPVTHFAKVIDKVPGIYTVHMVGPLHRLGNDDFRFKDVGLCMILAFDGKVAKGNIPKVGQTVRFVPEYCMMQKVHSGMVVGVEGKNVRIEAIDLKVW
- a CDS encoding GTP-binding protein gives rise to the protein MKLVVLAGTPGSGKTSVLLHTIKALMRNEKRPAVVKVDCLWTDDDQRFKRLDIPVHVGLARDMCPDHFTIYNTEEMLRWAEEEGADVLLSETAGLCLRCAPYPDECLAVCVIDVTTGPNTPLKVGPLLTTADVVVMTKGDLVSQAEREVFRERVLEVNPECNIVEANGLTGKGAFELAELIRSGPDAVDDMLLRYNPPLAICSLCTGENRVARKHHMGVLRNLDGFMEYKGE
- a CDS encoding ABC transporter ATP-binding protein, giving the protein MSEIINLTILGGVNKEGADEPIRSVDISRGEIVGIVGPTGSGKSTLIDDIEQLAQGDTPTGRTILVNGERPDANIRVDPRKKLVAQLSQNMHFLADMTVEEFLQMHARSRGKDESLVSRVIELANTLTGEPIAPHHHLTALSGGQSRSLMTADIAVISDSPVVLIDEVENAGIKKQEALQLLAGEGKIVVVVTHDPVLALMSSRRIVIRNGGMVDIITTSQEEQDVCCKISEVDNWLMSLRETIRRGDIVGEVA